One Vibrio campbellii CAIM 519 = NBRC 15631 = ATCC 25920 genomic window carries:
- the frdA gene encoding fumarate reductase (quinol) flavoprotein subunit: protein MQIITTDIAVIGAGGAGLRTAIAAAEANPDLEVALISKVYPMRSHTVAAEGGSAAVIKDEDSLDNHFNDTVGGGDWLCEQDVVEYFVENATREMIQMEQWGCPWSRKENGEVNVRRFGGMKVERTWFAADKTGFHMLHTLFQTSMKYDNIKRFDEYFVVDLLVDEGEVQGLIAIHMSEGELVTIKAKSVVLATGGAGRVYHCNTNGGIVTGDGMAMAYRHGVPLRDMEFVQYHPTGLPGTGILMTEGCRGEGGIIVNKDGYRYLQDYGMGPETPVGQPKNKYMELGPRDKVSQAFWHEQQKGNTIKHPLGDVVHLDLRHLGEEYLQERLPFICELAKAYVNVDPAKEPIPIRPTVHYTMGGIETNGECETRIKGLFAVGECASVGLHGANRLGSNSLAEFVVFGRVAGEQAVKRAAEFKGWNEVSIATQVKTVEDRIAALMNQEGDENWADIRTEMGHTMEAGCGIYRQEDLMQATIEKITELKARYKKISIKDKGKVFNTDLLYAIEVGYGLEVAEAMVHSAILRKESRGAHQRLDDGCTERDDENFLKHSLAFFQEDAEPSIDYSNVKITKSQPKARLYGEAAERAAAAEKAAEAEAKSAEEQA, encoded by the coding sequence GTGCAAATTATCACCACAGATATCGCAGTCATCGGCGCAGGCGGCGCTGGTCTTCGTACTGCTATTGCAGCGGCTGAAGCAAACCCGGACTTAGAAGTAGCACTTATTTCTAAAGTTTACCCAATGCGCTCCCATACGGTTGCTGCAGAAGGTGGCTCAGCAGCAGTTATCAAGGATGAAGATAGCTTAGACAACCACTTCAACGACACTGTTGGCGGTGGTGACTGGCTATGTGAACAGGACGTTGTTGAATACTTTGTAGAGAACGCGACTCGCGAAATGATCCAAATGGAGCAATGGGGTTGCCCATGGAGTCGTAAAGAGAACGGTGAGGTCAACGTACGCCGCTTTGGTGGTATGAAGGTTGAACGTACTTGGTTCGCTGCAGATAAAACTGGCTTCCACATGCTTCACACGCTATTCCAGACGTCGATGAAGTACGACAACATCAAGCGCTTTGATGAGTACTTTGTTGTTGACTTGCTTGTTGATGAAGGTGAAGTACAAGGTCTGATTGCAATCCACATGTCTGAAGGTGAACTAGTAACGATTAAGGCGAAGTCTGTCGTACTAGCAACAGGTGGCGCAGGTCGCGTTTACCACTGTAACACCAACGGCGGTATCGTAACGGGCGACGGCATGGCGATGGCTTACCGTCACGGCGTTCCTCTACGTGATATGGAATTCGTTCAGTACCACCCAACCGGTCTTCCTGGCACAGGTATCCTGATGACTGAAGGTTGTCGTGGTGAAGGCGGTATCATCGTCAATAAAGACGGCTACCGTTACCTACAAGACTACGGTATGGGTCCTGAGACTCCAGTGGGTCAACCTAAGAACAAATACATGGAACTGGGTCCTCGTGACAAAGTTTCTCAAGCTTTCTGGCACGAACAACAGAAAGGCAACACCATCAAACACCCTCTTGGTGATGTGGTGCATCTAGACCTTCGCCACCTGGGTGAAGAGTATCTACAAGAGCGTCTACCGTTCATTTGTGAGCTAGCGAAAGCTTACGTGAACGTTGACCCTGCAAAAGAGCCAATTCCAATTCGTCCAACGGTTCACTACACCATGGGTGGTATTGAGACTAACGGCGAATGTGAAACTCGCATTAAAGGTCTATTCGCGGTTGGCGAATGTGCGTCAGTTGGTCTTCACGGTGCAAACCGTCTAGGTTCTAACTCACTGGCTGAGTTCGTAGTATTCGGTCGCGTTGCAGGTGAACAAGCGGTGAAACGCGCGGCAGAATTCAAAGGCTGGAACGAAGTGTCTATCGCGACTCAGGTGAAAACAGTTGAAGACCGCATTGCTGCTCTAATGAACCAAGAAGGTGATGAAAACTGGGCAGATATCCGTACTGAAATGGGTCACACCATGGAAGCAGGTTGTGGTATCTACCGCCAAGAAGATTTGATGCAAGCAACGATTGAAAAGATCACTGAGCTGAAAGCTCGTTACAAGAAAATCAGCATCAAAGACAAAGGCAAAGTGTTCAACACTGACCTTCTATACGCTATCGAAGTGGGCTACGGTCTAGAGGTAGCAGAAGCAATGGTTCACTCTGCAATCCTGCGTAAAGAATCTCGTGGTGCGCACCAACGTCTAGACGACGGTTGCACTGAACGTGATGACGAGAACTTCCTAAAACACTCACTCGCTTTCTTCCAAGAAGATGCTGAACCAAGCATCGACTACAGCAACGTGAAGATCACTAAATCTCAGCCTAAAGCGCGTCTATACGGTGAAGCGGCAGAGAGAGCCGCAGCAGCTGAAAAAGCCGCTGAAGCAGAAGCGAAGAGCGCAGAGGAGCAAGCATAA
- a CDS encoding murein hydrolase activator EnvC family protein, protein MVGNSQVRKQNHPVLRSAILLTCALSATYPLTSSAASQQELKGVSNEISRQRKSLTSQEKQLNDLQKSLKDQELGISKLEREIKQTKAELAQADQNINKLEEKIALQEGQRQAQEEELKQLIQTYYVTERAKANGHLLNEGVEEDRISQYFQHLAKARAEVIDAITKTTQELAHNKNQLELEKEQIETLLKQQSEKRSSLASTQSKRKGTLSKIQKSIKDDKRYLSELQRNETRLKAEIAKAAKRNAVPMDGIAKQRGKLPWPLKGRVLHNFGTRQTGQVNWKGMVLSASYGQQVKAVYPGTVVFAEYLRGYGLVVLLDHGKGDMTLYGYNQALTKKEGDKVTAGEVIALAGDTGGQDRPSLYFEIRRNSEAQNPKSWLKRM, encoded by the coding sequence GTGGTAGGTAACTCTCAAGTGCGAAAACAAAATCACCCAGTGCTACGCTCGGCTATTTTATTAACTTGTGCTTTATCTGCCACATATCCCCTCACCTCTTCCGCTGCCAGTCAGCAAGAGTTAAAAGGCGTTTCTAACGAAATCAGCCGTCAGCGTAAATCGCTCACTTCTCAAGAAAAACAACTTAACGATCTGCAAAAGTCGCTTAAAGACCAAGAGCTTGGTATCTCTAAACTAGAAAGAGAAATTAAGCAAACTAAGGCGGAATTAGCGCAAGCCGATCAGAACATTAATAAGTTGGAAGAGAAAATTGCACTGCAAGAAGGCCAACGCCAAGCGCAAGAGGAAGAGCTAAAGCAGCTCATTCAAACCTACTACGTGACGGAACGTGCCAAAGCCAATGGGCATCTGCTCAATGAAGGGGTTGAAGAGGATCGCATCAGTCAATATTTCCAGCACTTAGCGAAAGCACGTGCGGAGGTTATTGATGCCATTACTAAAACCACTCAAGAGTTGGCGCACAATAAAAACCAACTTGAGTTGGAAAAAGAACAGATAGAAACCTTGCTTAAGCAGCAATCGGAAAAGCGCTCGTCATTGGCAAGCACGCAATCGAAACGTAAAGGCACGCTAAGCAAGATTCAGAAAAGCATCAAAGACGACAAACGTTACCTTTCAGAATTGCAACGCAACGAAACCCGTCTAAAAGCCGAGATCGCGAAAGCCGCGAAACGTAACGCAGTACCGATGGATGGTATCGCGAAACAACGTGGCAAACTGCCTTGGCCACTCAAAGGCCGAGTGCTGCATAACTTCGGAACCAGACAGACTGGCCAAGTAAACTGGAAAGGCATGGTGCTTTCAGCAAGCTACGGTCAACAAGTCAAAGCCGTTTACCCAGGAACCGTTGTATTCGCCGAATACTTGCGTGGTTATGGCCTAGTCGTTCTGCTCGACCACGGCAAAGGCGACATGACGCTCTACGGTTACAACCAAGCATTGACCAAGAAAGAAGGCGATAAGGTAACAGCCGGTGAAGTAATTGCCCTTGCGGGTGATACGGGTGGTCAAGATAGACCTTCACTGTACTTCGAAATTCGCCGTAACAGTGAAGCGCAGAACCCGAAATCTTGGTTAAAGCGTATGTAG
- a CDS encoding DMT family transporter, which translates to MGYEWLALCAAFLWAVSSLISVVPAQHLGAFAYSRWRMGCTAVILSTMAWITGGWFSVSAEHITPMMASGLIGIFIGDTALFACLNRMGPRQAGLLFSCHAVFSAILGYFLFSESMTGMELIGAALVFSGVVMAIFYGRRGQTSNALEEIKGNVWIGVGLGLTAAICQALGGIIAKPVMQTSVDPVAASAIRMISAFVAHCALWLIGAKVARATQTITWKVFGITALNGFLAMAVGMTLILYALREGNVGMVALLSSTTPIMLLPLLWVYTKKRPNRFAWFGAALAVIGTGILVH; encoded by the coding sequence ATGGGTTATGAATGGTTGGCGTTGTGTGCCGCTTTCCTATGGGCTGTTTCTAGCTTAATTTCTGTTGTTCCCGCTCAGCATCTTGGTGCGTTTGCCTATAGCCGTTGGCGTATGGGTTGTACCGCAGTGATCCTCTCCACAATGGCGTGGATAACGGGTGGCTGGTTCAGTGTATCGGCAGAACACATTACGCCGATGATGGCGTCCGGTTTGATTGGTATCTTTATTGGCGATACCGCGTTATTCGCTTGTTTGAACCGCATGGGGCCACGCCAAGCAGGCTTATTGTTTTCTTGTCATGCCGTCTTCTCTGCCATTCTGGGTTACTTCCTGTTTAGCGAAAGCATGACGGGTATGGAGCTGATTGGAGCAGCCTTGGTCTTCAGCGGTGTAGTGATGGCAATTTTCTATGGTCGACGCGGGCAAACCAGCAACGCGCTAGAAGAGATCAAAGGCAACGTTTGGATTGGCGTCGGGCTCGGTTTAACTGCCGCTATATGTCAGGCTCTAGGCGGCATCATCGCTAAACCTGTCATGCAAACCAGTGTCGATCCAGTCGCCGCTTCCGCGATTCGCATGATCAGTGCTTTCGTCGCACATTGCGCACTTTGGTTAATTGGCGCCAAAGTTGCTCGTGCGACTCAAACCATCACATGGAAAGTTTTTGGCATTACGGCATTAAACGGCTTTTTGGCCATGGCGGTGGGTATGACGTTGATTCTCTATGCCCTGCGTGAAGGTAATGTCGGGATGGTGGCTCTGCTGTCTTCAACAACGCCGATCATGTTGCTGCCATTGCTGTGGGTTTACACCAAAAAACGTCCGAATCGATTCGCTTGGTTTGGCGCTGCTCTGGCGGTCATAGGCACTGGCATCTTAGTGCACTAG
- the secB gene encoding protein-export chaperone SecB: protein MAEAAPQDAQQNFAIQRIFLKDVSFEAPNSPVMFQKEWNPDVKLDLDTQSRELGEGVYEVVLRLTVTVKNEEETAFLCEVQQGGIFTAEQMEAGQLAHCLGAFCPNILFPYARETISSLVVKGTFPQLNLAPVNFDALFMNYLQQQAQQGEAEA from the coding sequence ATGGCTGAAGCAGCACCACAAGACGCACAACAAAACTTTGCAATTCAACGCATCTTCCTAAAAGACGTTTCTTTCGAAGCGCCTAACTCTCCAGTAATGTTCCAAAAAGAGTGGAACCCAGACGTTAAACTAGACCTAGACACTCAAAGCCGTGAGCTTGGTGAAGGTGTTTACGAAGTTGTTCTACGTCTAACCGTTACTGTTAAGAACGAAGAAGAAACAGCGTTCCTATGTGAAGTTCAACAAGGTGGTATCTTCACTGCTGAGCAAATGGAAGCAGGTCAACTTGCACATTGCCTAGGCGCATTCTGCCCGAACATCCTATTCCCGTACGCTCGTGAAACTATCTCAAGCCTAGTAGTTAAAGGTACGTTCCCTCAGCTGAACCTAGCGCCAGTTAACTTCGACGCGCTATTCATGAACTACCTACAACAGCAAGCTCAACAAGGCGAAGCTGAAGCGTAA
- the cysE gene encoding serine O-acetyltransferase, protein MKHCEKQKVWDKIVSEAREMSEQEPMLASFYHATIIKHDSLCAALSYILANKLNTASMPAMAVREVVEEAFAADPTITDGAACDICATVNRDPAVSMYSMPLLYLKGYHALQGYRVANWLWKQGRHALATYLQNQISVACQVDIHPAARIGSGIMLDHATGIVIGETAVVENDVSILQDVTLGGTGKECGDRHPKIREGVMIGAGAKILGNIEVGQGAKIGSCSVVLQAVPPHTTVAGVPAKIVGRPKTDKPSLDMDQGFNGKSQSFIHGDGI, encoded by the coding sequence ATGAAACACTGCGAAAAACAAAAAGTCTGGGACAAAATCGTTTCAGAGGCCCGTGAAATGTCAGAGCAAGAGCCGATGCTGGCGAGCTTTTATCATGCAACCATTATCAAGCATGACAGCTTGTGTGCCGCATTGAGCTACATTCTGGCCAACAAATTGAACACAGCCTCCATGCCTGCAATGGCAGTACGTGAAGTGGTTGAAGAAGCCTTTGCCGCTGATCCAACGATTACGGACGGCGCAGCTTGTGACATTTGTGCCACGGTTAATCGCGACCCTGCGGTTTCAATGTACTCAATGCCATTGTTGTACCTGAAAGGCTACCATGCTCTGCAAGGCTACCGAGTAGCAAACTGGTTGTGGAAGCAAGGTCGTCACGCTCTTGCGACATATCTACAAAATCAGATTTCTGTGGCGTGTCAGGTCGATATTCACCCTGCAGCGCGCATTGGTAGTGGTATCATGCTCGACCATGCAACTGGTATCGTGATTGGTGAAACAGCTGTCGTAGAAAACGACGTGTCTATTTTGCAGGACGTCACCCTTGGTGGTACCGGCAAAGAATGCGGTGACCGTCACCCGAAAATTCGCGAAGGCGTAATGATCGGCGCAGGTGCAAAGATTCTTGGCAATATTGAAGTCGGTCAAGGGGCGAAAATCGGCTCTTGTTCTGTGGTATTGCAAGCAGTGCCACCCCACACAACTGTGGCTGGTGTGCCTGCAAAAATCGTTGGTCGTCCGAAAACGGACAAACCTTCTCTCGATATGGATCAAGGCTTTAATGGCAAATCGCAAAGCTTTATCCATGGAGATGGTATTTAA
- the gpmM gene encoding 2,3-bisphosphoglycerate-independent phosphoglycerate mutase: MSAKKPLALVILDGYGYREDTASNAIANAKTPVMDALIANNPNTLISASGMDVGLPDGQMGNSEVGHTNIGAGRVVYQDLTRITKSIADGEFAETAALVEAIDSAVKAEKAVHIMGLMSPGGVHSHEDHIYAAVEMAAARGAEKIYLHCFLDGRDTPPRSAENSLQRFQDLFAKLGKGRVASLVGRYYAMDRDNNWDRVQVAYDLLTQAKAEFTAETAVAGLEAAYAREENDEFVKATAIKAEGQEDAIMQDGDAVIFMNYRADRARQITRAFVPAFDGFERAVFPAINFVMLTQYAADIPLAIAFPPASLENTYGEWLSKQGQTQLRISETEKYAHVTFFFNGGIENEFEGEERQLVASPKVATYDMQPEMSSPELTEKMVAAIKSGKYDTIICNYPNADMVGHTGVYEAAEQAIEALDESVGKVVEAIKEVGGQMLITADHGNAEMMIDPETGGIHTAHTNLPVPLIYVGDKAVEFKEGGKLSDLAPTMLSLAGLEIPAEMSGEVLVK; the protein is encoded by the coding sequence ATGTCTGCTAAGAAGCCATTGGCTCTAGTTATCCTTGACGGTTACGGTTACCGTGAAGACACAGCAAGTAACGCAATTGCAAATGCTAAAACACCAGTAATGGATGCACTGATTGCGAACAACCCTAACACTCTAATCTCTGCTTCAGGCATGGACGTTGGTCTACCTGATGGTCAAATGGGTAACTCAGAAGTTGGTCACACCAACATCGGTGCAGGTCGCGTTGTATACCAAGATTTAACACGTATCACTAAGTCTATCGCTGACGGTGAATTCGCTGAAACGGCAGCACTAGTAGAAGCTATCGACTCTGCAGTAAAAGCTGAGAAAGCAGTACACATCATGGGCCTAATGTCTCCGGGTGGTGTTCACTCTCACGAAGATCACATCTACGCAGCGGTTGAAATGGCAGCAGCTCGTGGCGCTGAGAAAATCTACCTACACTGCTTCCTAGACGGCCGTGACACGCCACCACGTAGTGCTGAAAACTCACTACAACGTTTCCAAGACCTATTTGCGAAACTAGGTAAAGGTCGTGTTGCTTCTCTAGTAGGTCGTTATTACGCAATGGACCGTGACAACAACTGGGATCGCGTTCAAGTTGCTTACGATCTTCTAACTCAAGCTAAAGCTGAGTTCACAGCAGAAACGGCAGTTGCAGGTCTAGAAGCGGCTTACGCTCGTGAAGAAAACGATGAGTTCGTTAAAGCAACGGCTATCAAAGCTGAAGGTCAAGAAGACGCAATCATGCAAGATGGCGATGCAGTTATCTTCATGAACTACCGTGCTGACCGTGCACGTCAAATCACTCGTGCATTCGTTCCTGCATTTGACGGCTTCGAGCGCGCTGTATTCCCAGCAATCAACTTCGTGATGCTGACTCAATACGCGGCTGATATCCCTCTAGCTATCGCATTCCCACCTGCGTCTCTAGAAAACACTTACGGTGAGTGGCTATCTAAACAAGGTCAAACTCAGCTACGTATCTCTGAAACAGAGAAATACGCACACGTAACCTTCTTCTTCAACGGTGGTATTGAGAACGAATTCGAAGGCGAAGAGCGTCAACTTGTTGCTTCTCCAAAAGTAGCAACTTACGACATGCAGCCAGAAATGAGCTCTCCAGAGCTAACAGAGAAAATGGTTGCGGCTATCAAGTCTGGTAAGTACGACACTATCATCTGTAACTACCCGAACGCAGATATGGTTGGTCACACTGGTGTTTACGAAGCGGCTGAGCAAGCTATCGAAGCACTAGACGAAAGCGTTGGTAAAGTGGTTGAAGCAATCAAAGAAGTTGGCGGTCAAATGCTAATTACTGCGGACCACGGTAACGCAGAGATGATGATCGACCCAGAAACTGGCGGTATCCACACTGCTCACACTAACCTACCAGTACCTCTAATCTACGTAGGTGACAAAGCGGTTGAGTTCAAAGAAGGCGGTAAACTGTCTGACCTTGCACCAACAATGCTTTCTCTAGCAGGTCTAGAAATCCCTGCAGAAATGTCTGGTGAAGTGCTAGTTAAGTAA
- a CDS encoding VanZ family protein, translating to MNLTAACLVLLSYATLIAYLSLSSGELQDWGNIVYLDKMQHAMAYSGLGFLGGFCVANWRLRWIVALSILLFSAVIEVLQGYVGRQTSWHDLIANSIGILTGLLCYRIWSLYRPRLVKSLYSIR from the coding sequence ATGAACCTAACCGCTGCCTGTTTAGTATTGCTTAGCTACGCGACATTAATAGCGTACTTGTCTTTGAGTTCAGGAGAGTTGCAAGATTGGGGTAACATTGTTTACTTGGACAAGATGCAGCATGCGATGGCATACAGTGGTCTTGGTTTCCTGGGAGGCTTCTGTGTCGCAAATTGGCGTCTGCGTTGGATTGTGGCACTGAGTATTCTGTTATTCAGTGCTGTGATTGAAGTTTTACAAGGTTATGTGGGGCGCCAAACATCTTGGCACGACTTGATTGCGAACTCGATTGGCATTCTAACTGGTCTGCTATGTTACCGTATTTGGAGCCTCTATCGACCTAGGTTGGTGAAGTCGCTATACTCGATTCGATAA
- a CDS encoding TetR/AcrR family transcriptional regulator: protein MKTRDKIVYAALELFNQHGERNITTNHIADHIEISPGNLYYHFRNKQEIVREIFALYSAELLERFTPIQGSQESLTMLKSYLDSIFTLMWKYRFFYANLPEILSRDGQLHDEYIDVQEKLQANLIAIMQEFVSLKLLSVDQEQLKSLVCTLHLIACSWLAYQSAMSPKTQITEQMVKQGMLQMLNVVKPVATEQGMEQLLLLEEAVSRLHS from the coding sequence ATGAAAACGCGCGACAAAATCGTCTATGCCGCATTGGAGCTGTTCAACCAACATGGTGAGCGCAATATCACAACCAATCACATTGCTGACCATATTGAAATTAGCCCAGGCAACCTTTACTACCACTTCCGCAACAAGCAAGAGATTGTGCGTGAGATCTTTGCGCTTTACTCTGCGGAATTGCTAGAACGCTTTACCCCAATTCAAGGTTCTCAAGAGAGCCTGACCATGCTGAAAAGCTACCTCGACTCGATCTTCACTTTGATGTGGAAGTACCGTTTTTTCTACGCGAACCTTCCAGAAATCCTTTCTCGAGACGGGCAACTGCATGATGAATACATTGATGTTCAAGAGAAGTTGCAAGCCAACCTCATTGCAATCATGCAAGAGTTTGTGTCTTTGAAGCTGTTGAGTGTTGATCAAGAGCAGCTAAAATCACTGGTTTGTACACTGCACCTTATCGCGTGTAGTTGGTTAGCTTACCAATCGGCGATGTCACCAAAGACTCAAATCACAGAGCAAATGGTGAAACAAGGCATGCTGCAAATGCTTAACGTCGTTAAGCCAGTAGCGACCGAGCAGGGTATGGAGCAATTGCTGCTGCTTGAAGAAGCGGTGAGTCGTCTGCACAGTTAA
- the gpsA gene encoding NAD(P)H-dependent glycerol-3-phosphate dehydrogenase: protein MTQANTNNAYGKDIAMTVIGAGSYGTSLAISLARNGANVILWGHEPEHMARLEADRANHVFLPDIDFPESLIIESDLEKAVQASRDLLVVVPSHVFGIVLNSCKPFLREDSRICWATKGLEPETGRLLKEVAFDIIGDSYSLAVLSGPTFAKELAMGMPTAISVASPDANFVADLQEKIHCSKTFRVYANNDFIGMQLGGAVKNVIAIGAGMSDGIGFGANARTALITRGLAEMSRLGAALGAQPETFMGMAGLGDLVLTCTDNQSRNRRFGLALGQGKDVDTAQEEIGQVVEGYRNTKEVWMLSQRMGVEMPIVDQIYQVLYQGKDARLAAQDLLARDKKAEGK, encoded by the coding sequence ATGACACAAGCAAATACCAACAATGCTTACGGTAAAGACATCGCAATGACTGTGATTGGTGCTGGCTCATATGGCACCTCTTTGGCAATATCCCTCGCACGTAACGGCGCGAACGTCATCCTATGGGGTCACGAGCCAGAGCACATGGCACGCCTTGAAGCAGATCGTGCCAACCACGTATTCCTACCTGATATTGATTTCCCAGAAAGCTTGATTATTGAATCGGATTTAGAAAAAGCCGTTCAAGCAAGCCGTGATTTGTTAGTTGTGGTTCCTAGCCACGTTTTTGGTATTGTCCTCAACAGCTGTAAGCCTTTCCTGCGTGAAGATTCTCGTATCTGTTGGGCAACCAAAGGCCTTGAGCCAGAAACGGGGCGTCTACTAAAAGAAGTAGCATTCGATATCATCGGTGACAGCTACTCGTTGGCAGTTTTATCCGGTCCTACATTTGCTAAAGAGTTAGCTATGGGCATGCCTACCGCAATTTCTGTGGCTTCTCCAGACGCAAACTTTGTTGCCGACCTACAAGAGAAAATCCACTGTAGTAAAACCTTCCGTGTTTACGCAAACAACGACTTTATCGGCATGCAACTTGGTGGTGCAGTGAAGAATGTTATCGCGATTGGCGCGGGTATGTCTGATGGTATTGGTTTTGGTGCCAATGCTCGCACGGCGCTGATTACACGTGGTTTGGCAGAGATGAGCCGTCTTGGCGCAGCGCTAGGCGCACAACCTGAAACCTTTATGGGCATGGCTGGCTTGGGCGATCTCGTCTTAACTTGTACCGATAACCAATCGCGTAACCGTCGCTTTGGTTTGGCACTAGGCCAAGGTAAAGACGTCGACACAGCACAAGAAGAAATCGGTCAGGTGGTCGAAGGCTACCGCAACACCAAGGAAGTTTGGATGCTATCTCAGCGCATGGGCGTAGAAATGCCAATTGTTGACCAAATTTATCAAGTATTGTATCAAGGAAAAGATGCGCGTCTGGCAGCGCAAGATTTACTTGCTCGTGACAAAAAAGCCGAAGGAAAGTAG
- the epmA gene encoding elongation factor P--(R)-beta-lysine ligase, with product MQTTWQPTASMEQLRQRAALITAIRQFFAERQVMEVDTPAMSHATVTDIHLHTFQTEFVGPCYADGSKLFFMTSPEFHMKRLLAAGSGCIYQINKAFRNEENGRYHNPEFTMLEWYRIGFDHHKLMDEMDDLLQLVLKCGAAERMTYQQAFIDVLGVCPLEGSMQELKVVAAKLGLSDIAEPEEDRDTLLQLLFSIGVEAKIGQQVPVFVYDFPASQAALAKINPQDNRVADRFEVYFKGIELANGFHELDNPKEQLARFEQDNAKRLEMGLKPQPIDYHLIGALEAGLPDCAGVALGVDRLIMLALGCDHIDQVTAFPFPIA from the coding sequence ATGCAAACGACCTGGCAACCTACCGCTTCTATGGAACAACTTCGTCAACGTGCCGCGTTGATCACCGCTATTCGTCAATTCTTTGCCGAGCGACAGGTGATGGAAGTTGACACGCCAGCCATGAGTCACGCCACGGTGACCGACATTCATTTGCATACCTTCCAAACAGAGTTTGTTGGACCGTGCTATGCCGATGGCAGCAAACTGTTCTTTATGACCAGCCCTGAATTCCATATGAAGCGCTTGCTAGCAGCGGGCAGCGGCTGTATCTACCAGATCAACAAAGCGTTTCGTAACGAAGAGAATGGTCGTTATCACAACCCCGAGTTCACTATGCTGGAGTGGTACCGCATCGGCTTTGATCACCACAAGCTGATGGACGAAATGGACGATCTGCTGCAACTGGTGCTGAAGTGTGGCGCGGCAGAACGTATGACTTACCAGCAAGCTTTTATTGATGTGCTAGGCGTGTGCCCATTAGAAGGCTCGATGCAAGAGCTAAAAGTGGTCGCGGCTAAGCTAGGGCTAAGTGACATTGCCGAGCCTGAAGAGGATCGCGATACCTTGCTGCAACTACTGTTCAGCATTGGTGTCGAAGCCAAGATCGGTCAGCAAGTGCCTGTATTTGTTTATGACTTCCCTGCATCGCAGGCGGCGCTGGCCAAGATCAACCCGCAAGACAACCGAGTGGCGGATCGCTTTGAGGTGTACTTCAAAGGTATTGAGTTGGCGAACGGCTTCCACGAGCTGGATAACCCGAAAGAGCAATTGGCGCGTTTTGAACAAGATAATGCTAAGCGTCTGGAAATGGGCTTGAAGCCACAGCCGATTGATTACCACTTGATCGGCGCATTAGAGGCGGGCTTACCAGATTGCGCAGGCGTGGCGCTCGGCGTTGATCGCCTGATCATGTTGGCATTGGGTTGTGACCATATCGATCAAGTGACCGCTTTCCCATTCCCTATTGCTTAA
- a CDS encoding rhodanese-like domain-containing protein yields the protein MQEYIDFFQQNMILSLVWVGLLVAFIMNLVKSATAAYKEINVNQLTHLMNRENGVVVDIRSKDEFKQGHITDALHILPSDIKAGNFGSLENHKSDPIIVVCKTGQTAQESANLLAKAGFENVSLLKNGLIAWNEANLPLVRGKK from the coding sequence ATGCAAGAGTACATTGATTTTTTCCAACAGAACATGATTCTATCTTTGGTTTGGGTAGGTCTTCTTGTCGCATTTATCATGAACCTCGTGAAATCAGCGACAGCCGCATACAAAGAGATTAACGTAAACCAATTGACTCACCTTATGAACCGTGAAAACGGCGTTGTAGTGGATATCCGCTCTAAGGATGAGTTCAAACAAGGTCATATCACCGACGCACTTCACATTTTGCCGTCTGATATCAAAGCAGGTAACTTTGGTAGCCTTGAAAACCACAAATCAGACCCAATCATTGTGGTATGCAAAACGGGTCAAACCGCCCAAGAGAGTGCAAACCTACTAGCTAAAGCAGGCTTCGAAAACGTAAGCCTACTGAAAAACGGTTTGATTGCATGGAACGAAGCGAACCTTCCATTAGTACGTGGTAAGAAATAA